One Gopherus flavomarginatus isolate rGopFla2 chromosome 13, rGopFla2.mat.asm, whole genome shotgun sequence DNA window includes the following coding sequences:
- the VPS26B gene encoding vacuolar protein sorting-associated protein 26B — protein MSFFGFGQSAELELVLSDAESRRRAEHKTEEGKKEKYFLFYDGETVSGRVTLTLKHPNKRLEHQGIKVEFIGQIELYYDRGNHHEFVSLVKDLARPGEFTQSQTFDFEFTHVEKPYESYTGQNVKLRYFLRATVSRRLNDVVKEMDIVVHTLSTYPELNSSIKMEVGIEDCLHIEFEYNKSKYHLKDVIVGKIYFLLVRIKIKHMEIDIIKRETTGTGPNVYHENDTIAKYEIMDGAPVRGESIPIRLFLAGYELTPTMRDINKKFSVRYYLNLVLIDEEERRYFKQQEVVLWRKGDIVRKSMSHQAAIASQRFEGTSSHAEARTPSQPAENNSRQ, from the exons ATGAGCTTCTTTGGGTTTGGGCAGAGTGCGGAGTTGGAGCTGGTGCTGAGCGATGCAGAGAGCAGGCGCAGGGCTGAGCACAAGACTGAAGAGGGCAAGAAGGAGAAATATTTCCTATTCTATGATGGGGAGACAGTATCAGGTCGGGTCACCCTCACCCTCAAGCACCCAAACAAACGGCTGGAGCACCAAGGCATCAAGGTGGAGTTCATTGGACAAATTG AGCTCTACTATGACCGGGGAAATCACCATGAATTTGTCTCTCTGGTGAAGGATCTGGCCCGTCCTGGTGAGTTCACCCAATCACAGACATTCGACTTTGAATTCACACATGTGGAAAAACCGTACGAGTCCTACACGGGGCAGAACGTGAAGTTACG GTACTTCCTCCGAGCGACCGTCAGCCGCAGATTAAACGACGTGGTGAAGGAGATGGACATCGTTGTGCACACACTCAGCACATACCCGGAGCTCAATTCCTCTATCAAGATGGAGGTGGGAATCGAGGACTGCCTGCACATCGAGTTTGAGTATAACAAATCCAA GTACCACTTAAAAGATGTGATTGTTGGAAAAATCTACTTCCTGTTGGTGCGGATCAAGATCAAACACATGGAGATAGATATCATCAAGAGAGAGACAACAGGGACCGGCCCCAATGTTTACCATGAGAATGACACAATAGCTAAATATGAGATCATGGATGGGGCACCTGTGAGAG GGGAATCCATTCCAATCAGACTCTTCCTGGCGGGCTATGAGCTAACGCCCACTATGAGGGACATCAATAAGAAGTTCTCGGTGCGTTATTACCTCAACTTGGTGCTGATAGATGAAGAAGAAAGGCGCTACTTCAAACAGCAG GAGGTGGTGCTATGGCGAAAAGGAGACATTGTGAGGAAGAGCATGTCCCACCAGGCAGCCATTGCCTCTCAGCGGTTTGAGGGGACGTCCTCCCATGCTGAGGCCAGGACACCCAGCCAACCTGCAGAAAACAACAGCCGGCAGTGA
- the THYN1 gene encoding thymocyte nuclear protein 1, with product MSRPGKKRSRAALPDKEGSAAKFTKSKTQEEEESMIPAAKERNSKPVGSGTGKTTKEACPSAQGSKQAYSHWLMKSEPESRFEKGVDVKFGIEDLKAQPNQTACWDGVRNYQARNFMRDMKVGQEAFFYHSNCKEPGIAGIIKIVKEAYPDHTQFDKKDPHYDSSSTKENPKWSMVDVQFVRMTKRFIPLSELKAQHQAHRVSGGPLKDMTLFTRQRLSIQPLTDEEFEFVLSLEEKPS from the exons ATGTCTCGGCCAGGCAAAAAGAGAAGCAGAGCAGCATTGCCAG ataaagagGGGTCTGCTGCTAAATTCACCAAAAGTAAgactcaggaggaggaagaatccATGATACCTGCAGCTAAGGAGAGGAATTCAAAGCCTGTGGGGAGCGGCACAGGAAAGACTACTAAGGAGGCCTGCCCTAGCGCGCAGGGAAGCAAGCAAGCATACAGCCACTGGCTGATGAAATCAGAGCCAGAGAGCAGGTTTGAGAAGGGAGTGGATGTGAAA TTTGGCATTGAAGATTTAAAGGCTCAGCCCAATCAGACAGCATGCTGGGATGGAGTCAGGAATTACCAG GCACGGAATTTCATGAGAGACATGAAAGTTGGACAAGAAGCATTTTTCTATCACAGTAACTGCAAAGAGCCTGGGATTGCTGGAATTATCAAG ATTGTGAAGGAGGCCTACCCAGACCACACTCAATTTGACAAGAAGGACCCTCACTACGATTCCTCCAGTACCAAGGAGAACCCCAAGTGGTCGATG GTGGACGTCCAATTTGTGCGGATGACTAAGCGCTTCATCCCCCTGTCGGAGCTGAAGGCTCAACACCAGGCACACAGAGTTTCGGGAGGCCCGCTGAAGGACATGACACTCTTCACCAGGCAGAGgctctccatccagcccctgacAGATG aggaatTTGAATTCGTCTTGAGCCTTGAAGAGAAACCAAGTTAG